CTTTCTGGGTCGGCCCGGACTGCGTGATTCGGTCCAGGAAATTTCACGCGGTTTGCAAGGGTTCGGCCAGCCACTGGATTTGGCGTTGTCCTGGCCTTGGTTGGAACCGTTGCCGCCGCCAGAAGAAACGTCTTGGCAAGCCAATTGTCGAACGTTGGATCTGCCGATGACCAGCGATGAATTGCACGAAGTCCTCACGCGAAACGAATCGACTCGCAAGCTGGGACCGCGAACATGGATGCTGATGGACCCGATTCGCAAGGACCAGTATTCACGTGACGCACGCATTCTGGATCTGGTATTGCGGATGGCGACGATCCGAAATCACCGTGTGGAAGCTTCCTTTGTCAGCCGACCAACCGATACCGATAGCGGACTGTTGCGTCCCAACGGGCGCCCGGGCGAACTGCTGTTGCCGTGGCGTACGACGTCACGTTTGCTGGGCGATCTGCGGTACATCGGATCGATCGAAATGCGCAGCGGTGCCCAAAACGCGGTCTTCGCCGGCAATGGCCGCGCCGTGATGATGGTCTGGTCGGACCAACCGACCCAGGAAGAGATGTATCTGGGCGATCAACCACGACAAATCGACGTCTGGGGTCGGTCCAATCGACTGCAAGAATCGCCGGGCCGCGAACATCCGGTGCATCGATTTGTCATTGGCAAGACGCCGACGTTCTTGGTCGACATCGATCCCACGCTGATCGCCTTCCGCATGTCGGTCGCGTTGCAGCCCGCACAACTGGACAGCCTACTGGGAATCAGCCAGCCGATCGTGGTCAGCTATTCCAACCCGACCGATGTCAGCTTGTTGGGTACGTTGCGCATGGTCGGCCCGACGTCATGGCAGGTACAGTCACCGCTGCGACCTTGGGAGATTTTGCCGCACAAAGGCGCCCGTGAAGTTTTCAATGTCATCTTGGAAAACGACACCACCGTCGGCGATTACGAGATCCCAATCCGGTTCCAATTTCAAACCACGCCGCCGCGTTCCATCACCGTGTACCGTGACATGCACATCGGTCCCGAAGGCCTGGAATTGCAGGCGACAACGCGGATGGTCGGGTCGGAAATGCTGGTCCAGTTGGAATTGACCAACTCCGGACCGCGAACGCGTACATATCAGTTCATCCTGTTTCCGCGAAACGGACGCCAGGACAAACGTCTGATCTTGAGCGTCCAACCGGGCAAGACCGTGAAGCGTTTCTTTGGACTTGAAGACGGCGAAGAACTGGTCGGCCAAACGATGTGGCTTCGCGCGATCGAACAAGATTCCGATCGCGTGCTGAACTACACGATCACTGGAACTCGCTAGGTCGGTTTCAAGCAACACGGTGCGCTGCCGCGTTGAAGACCAGCGTCTAGTCGTCCGAATCGTTCCGCCAAACGTGCGACTGGCCGATCAAAGCTTCCAGGTCGGCGAAGTAATTCGGATAGGTCTTGGCGGTACAGGCGGGGTTCTCAATCTGGACGCCGGAGATCCGCAGCCCAACCAAAGCCAGACTCATCGCCATCCGGTGATCGTGATACGTGGCCAAGCGGATCGGCGGTGCGTCCTGGTTACGGCGAACCTGCGATTCATCCAAGGGGTGAATCGTCATGCCGTCATCATGCTCATCGACGGTCGCGCCCAACTTTCGAAGTTCACACGCCAAATCGCCGATCCGATCGGTTTCTTTGAACCGGTTATGCGCCACCCCACGCACGCGGGTCGGCCCGTCCGCGAACAAGGCGACCACGGCAAGCGTTTGAACGGTGTCGCTGATCGCGTTCATGTCGACATCGATCCCCGTCAACCGTTGGCCAGGTGGGACACCCTGGACCGTCATTTGGCCGTCCGACTTTTCGACGACACAGCCCATCTGGGCCAAAACATCGACCAAGCCGACGTCGCCCTGCAATGCATCCAACGCCAACCCTTGCACCGTGACTTTGCCGCCCGTGATTGCCGCCGCGGCCCAAAAATAACTGGCGGCCGACGCATCGGGTTCGATGTCATATTCGACCGGTTGATAGGCAACCGGTTCGATGACGACTTTCAAAGTTGAAGCCCCCGATTCGGCTTGCGAATCCTTCAGATGCACCACGGCACCGAAATCCGCCATCACTTTGGCCGTCATGTCGACGTAGGGCCGCGATACCAATTCGCCAGACACTTCGATAACGGTGGGCTGGCCGGACGCGGCGATAGGTCCGGCCATCATCAATCCACTCAGGTACTGGCTACTGACGCTGCCACGGACTTTCAATTGGTGGCCATTCCATCCGCGGCCTTCCATGCAAACCGGCGGGCACCCGCCATCGGATTCGGTCACGATGCGGCCGTCGATGACCGATGCGATGGCGTCAGTCAGATCGCCGATCGGTCGCTGATGCATCCGCGGCACCCCCGACAGACGATAGTCGCCGCCGGCGGCCGACAGCGCGGCGGTTAAAAAGCGGATCGTGGTACCGCTGTTGGCGATGAACAGTTCGGCCGGCCCGTCGACTTTGGTGGATGCGTTGGGATCTCCACGACGTCCACCAACGGTGATCTCCGTCCCGTCGCCGGAAACGTCGATGTCCCAACCGACTTGGCGAAGTGCCGCGACCATGACCTCGGTGTCTTCGCTTCGCAATGCGCCATGCAACACCGCCGGTGATTTGCCAACCGCAAACGCCGCACAGATCAACGCCCGGTTGGTCAAGCTTTTGCTGCCTGGCGGCCGGATCGATCCGACCACCGGTGGCGATGGCCGAACCTCCACGGTGCAATTCATCGATGCGTGATCGATCGACGTTTTTGCCGCGGCGGGGTCGTCGGAGTGTTGCGAACCGTTGGGTTCAGATTCAGATCTTGTCATCAGTCGACGGCTGTGGGTCGTGCCGCCGAAGCGGACGCCGAAAAACGCGTCGGATCAGATAGAACAACCAAAGACCGAAAATCAAACGGCCACCGACGCGTCATGGTCCGGAATGATCAGGGCCCCCACGATCATCAACGCCAGCGTGCTCATGTGAAAAATCCATGCGTCGTCGCAAACGATGACCGTTCGGAGGGTGACGATCGTAATCACCAACAGGCAGGCGAAAAACCGCCGTTGTGCCTTTACCAACGACTCTCCGCTGGCCAATTTCGCACTTAACAGCGTGGATACCCCGATCACAGGCATCGCCATCGTGCTAAGCACCGAAGCCATCAACGTGGAATCCAGCAACAAATTGGTTGCCAACGACAGTGATCCGAAGACCGTTTCGAACAGCATGGGCGAAAATCCTTTTTCGCGACATGAACAGAAGATAAGCCGAACGCGTTGTCGCAAGTCCCCCCGGATCGGCGAAACATCGACTTGAGTGATTTTGCAAAATTTTCCGGAATTTCCTCAAGATCGCTTCATCCCTCAAATTCGACGCAATCGTCACAGTTTGACTCAGGCGACGGCACCACGGCGGTCGATCAAACCCGACAAGCCGCCGATGCACTGCGTTGACGGCCCGTTCCGAGCAGCACGCATCCGAATTCGGCACCTCCCCCAAACGCCTCCGTCGACCGCCATGTTCACCCGACCAGATCGACCGATCCTAACGATCATCCGTCGTCCCCGACCGGCACAGGGCCCATCACGCGGCATCACCACAGCGACCTGTTCACGTGCGGTCCGCCGTGCAAAGTGGCTGGCGATTGCCGTGGCCGCGACCACACTGACGGGATGCCGGCTGTGTTCGACCTGTGAAATGGAAGACTACTCGGCATACGGCGGCATCTGGGAACGCACACAACGCGACAGCGGGCGGGTGGGCAGCCTGTTCGATCCTGCGGGCGTTCGTGGTGCCAGCCTGGCCAGCAAATCGGACCCGCCGTCGGCCGCCGAACTGGAACGACGTCGCCAACAATCTTTTGCCGAACCCGAATCCGGCGGCGATGGATCATCCGGCGACGTTGACAACGGATCGCAAGGCGATGCCCCGCCAAGCGGCGGGAACAGCCCGGATGTCGAAGATACGCCCAAGCCCGACCTGGAAGAACTGAAACTGGAAGACATCGACGTCACGATGAAGCCGCTGGAATTCCCACGTCTGCACTGACCGATTCGATCCTGATCTGCGGGACGACGGAAAGCGACGGTGCCTAAAGCAGGCTAGTCCTCCGCCCAGCGACGCAAACAATCCGCCGTCGCGCCCTGACCGTCGGTGATGATTTGTTCTGGTGTTCCGGTGGCAACCACTTGGCCACCGTTTTCCGCCGCGCCCGGCCCCAAGTCGATCAAATAGTCGGCCGCTCGCATCATCAGCGGATGGTGTTCGACGACGATCATCGAATGCCCGTCGGCGATCAAGGCGTCAAAACAATCGACCAATCGGACGATGTCCGCGAAGTGCAATCCGGTGGTCGGTTCATCCATGATGAACAACGTCTTGCGTTTCGTCTGACTAGCCAGAAACGCGGCCAGCTTCAACCGCTGACCTTCACCACTGGAAAGCGTCGTCGCCCCTTGGCCAAGCGTGACATAGTCCAACCCGACGTCGATCATGCGTTTCAAACGCGATTGGACTTTGGCGTGACCGCGAAAAAAGTGGTACGCCTGGTTGACCGTCATTGCCAACACATCGGCGATGCTGCGATCACGATAATGAGCCTGCAGAATTTCGGGGCGGAATCGTGTCCCACGGCATTCGGGACACTGCATGCTGACGTCCGCCAGAAACTGCATGTCGACTTCCAAAACGCCCGCACCTTCACAGCGTGGGCATTGGCCTTTGCTGCTGTTGAAGCTGAAGTGACCGGGGGTCAGGTTCATCGTTTTGGCTTGGACAGTTTCCGCAAAGACCTTCCGTATCGGATCAAACGCTTTGACAAAGGTCACCGGACAACTGCGGGCGCTGCGGCTGATCGGCGACTGGTCGACCAACAGACAATCGTTCAGCCCGACCAAGCCCCCGATCGATCCCAGCGGCAAGACATCACCGGATCGATCGACCGCTCGGGTTCCCAAGTCCGCGCATACTGCCGGATACAACGTATCGTGCACCAGCGAACTCTTGCCGCTGCCTGAAACACCGGTGACCAAACACATCACGCCACGCGGAATGTCGACATCGATCGATTGCAAGTTGTGTCCATCGGCCCCGCGGATTTGGATCCAGCCGGTCGGCTTTCGCGGTGTGCGGTGCGTCAACGTCCTGCCTGATTCGCGACGCAGATAGCCCGCGGTGATCGATTGACGGCTGCGCAGCAGCTGTTTGGGAGTCCCGTCGAAGACGACTTCGCCACCACCAACGCCCGCATCCGGGCCGATTTCGATCACGCGATCGGCCAAACGTATCAGCGTTTCATCGTGTTCAACGACGACCACAGTGTTGCCGCGATTCTGCAGCCGGACGATGGATTCGACCAAGCGGTCGACGTCCGCCGGATGCAGCCCCGCGGTCGGTTCGTCCAGAACATACAGCATGTTGATCAGGTCGCTGCCCAACGCGCCGGTCAACGCCACCCGCTGGGTTTCGCCTCCCGATAAAGTCCGCAGCGTCCGGTCCAACTGCAAGTAGCCCAGTCCGACCGAATCCAAGAACTGCAAGCGGCGAGTGATCTGGTGCACCGGCTCCGATGCAATGTCTTGCTTGGATCCTTGCCATTGCATTGCGTTCAAGAAATCACCGACATGCGATGCGGACATGGCCATCACATCGGCGATTGATCGGTCACCGATTCGATAAGCCAACACTTCGTCGCGCAGCCGTTTCCCGTGACAATCCGGACAGGTCCGATAGCTGCGATAGCGTGAAGCAAAAATGCGGATGTGCATTTTGTACTTCTTGCGATCCAGCCAAGCGAAGAATCCGTCCAGCCCGCCGAAGTCTCGCTCGGGCACACCGCCGATGATCCACTTCAGATGCTTTTTCTTCAACTTTTTGAACGGAACATCCACCGGGATGTCATAGTCGTCGGCCAAAGCCAACAGTTCATCCAACTCATGACGATACGACGGCGTATTCCACGGCGCGATCGCGCCTTCGGCGATCGACTTGTCACGATCCGGGACCACCAAGTCCATATCCACGTCGACGACATCGCCGAAGCCTTCGCAGGTCGGGCAGGCCCCCAGCGGATGATTGAAATTGAACAACCGTGGCACGGGATCAGGAAAATCGATGTCACAGGATTCGCAGCGTCGCGACCGGCTGATCACTCGCCGCTGAAACGAACGCCCGTCCACCTCCATCACCGATGCGGACCAAGGTTCGGCGCCGAAATCATCCGGCGTTTGGGCCAGCACGACGGCTTTTCCATAGCCTTCGGTCATCGCGGTTTCCAGCGATTCGGTCAGCCGGCTGAGATCATCACGACCGGAAACCCGGTCGACCACGACGATCGCTTCCGTTCCGCCGCGTCCCACTTTCGCCGCCATCGGACGCCGGTCCTCATCGGACAGCCGAAACGTCTGGCCTCCGATGATCAGCCGCACATAACCTTCCTGCTGTAAACCCAACAGAATCTCCGATGCGTCCTTGCGGTTGGGCAAATGCACGGGGAACCCGATCACCGAACGAGTCGATTCGCCCAGCGACCGCATTTGCGCGGCTACCGTTTCCGGATCGTCGGCCACCACCGGTTTGCCACAAGACGGGCAAATCAGATCGGCGGCTTTGGCGAACAACAGCCGCAAGTGATCGGCGATGTCGGTGGCGGTGGCGACGGTGCTGCGGTTCGTCTTGGTGGTGCCCTTGCGTGTGACGGCCAAAGCCGGTGGGATGCCGGTGATTTGGTCACAGTCGGGCTTGTCCAGACGTTCCAGATATTGCCGCGCGTATGCGGAAAAACTTTCGATGTAACATCGCTGGCCTTCGGCATACAAAGTATCCAGGGCCAGCGACGTTTTCCCGCTGCCCGACAGCCCACACACGGCCACCAGCGCACCGTGCGGAATGTCCACATCGATATTTTTCAGGTTGTGAACGCGGCATCCCCGCACCCCGATGACAGATCCAGCCAAACGAATTTCCCGTGTCGTCGATCGTTCGCGTCAAAACAATTTTTGCGGCCAACGGTGGCGATGATTCGCCGACCGACAAAGGCCCGCAATTGTGGCGGCATTGTTTCGGGTCAACAATGGTCGACCTGACCCGCCGCAACCCCGCGGCCAGCGCCCCCGCTGAAACGAACCACCGATCGCCCAGCGATCCCATTGCCGTCGCCCCCCGGCCGGCGTGCACCACGAGCCCTTGGCATGAGCACCAGCGAATCCCACGTTTCATCATCCGATGCCGACACCCCCGCTGGTGTCCGCACCGACCAACTAGCGCCGACGCCACGGCTGTCCAGTCGCGGTCTGTCGATTGCATTGTTGATGACCTGCCTGTTGCCCCTTTGCGGGCTTAGCCTGTACGCCGTTTTGTTCGGCCGAGCGGCCCAGCACACGCTGGATGTCAACGTCCAGCTGGACCGTCGCGCGGTTCCCGCCGTGGGCGGCGGCGGTGCGTTTTTGACCGAAGTGGTTGTGATCGAAAACCAGTCGGATCACGATATCCCCAACCTGACGGTCGATTTGAACGGACAGTATTTCCTGTACCAAGACGCACCGCTGTCGCAGGACGACACGCTGGTCGTGCCGCAAAACATCTTTGCCACCAAAAGCAACCAGCGTTTCGTTCCGGGCCGCTATCCGATCACCGATGTCACCGTGACCGGCCGCCTGCCCAGCGGTGCCCGCGGCGTGACCGAAACGTTGTTCGATCCTGAAACCGGTGCCGCCATCGACCACGAATGACGTCTTCGCGAGACCCAACCCTATGCGCGACCGTGCCAAACCAAGCTCCGTACCGTCCGCATCGCGGTTGTCGTCAACACATTGGTGGCGTGTGATTTGGCTGTGCGTTCTTGTCGCGTGGATCGGCAACGCGGGGTCAAGTTTCGGCCAGGGCAGCCGCAGTGACTACCAGCGCTGGGAAACGCTGGATCGTACCGTCGCCGGCAAAGTCTTTCGCAACGACGTTTCGGCTCATTGGATCAACGACGATCTGTTTTGGTACCGCGTGCGAACCCGCGACCATGGCGAACGGTTTGTGGTGGTCAACGCCGCGACCGGGAAAAAGTCGTCCGACTATGACCGCGACCAGCTTCGTGATGCCATTGCCAGCGATGCCGACGACGTGGACATCGATTCGATTTTTGGGCTGAAACCACGTCGAACCATCGCGTCCAGCCATTACCGTGGTTCGCCCACCAGCATCGAATTTGACAACCGCACGAACCAGGACTTGAAGGTCCATTACCGCAGCGGCGACGGCACGGAGCGGTACTACGGTGATGTCAAAGCCGGCGCGTCACGACAGTGGTCCACCTACGACGGCCACGCGTGGGTCTTGCGGGACGCGGACGGCAAAGCGGTCGCCTGTTTTGTTGCCGATACGACACCGGGCATCGCCGTGATCGATGCGGACACCCCACGCCCCGCGGCCGCCCAACCCGGGCGCCGACGCGACGAATCACGTCGGCAGAAATCGCCCGACGAAGCGTGGGAAATTCGTATCGACGACCACAACGTTCACCTGACCCATCGAGACGACCAAGCCAAAAAGTGGTCCACCGCCGACGGGTCGCGGCAAAACGAATATGGTGGGCGAATTCACTGGTCGCCCGATTCGAATCACTTCGTCGTGATGAAAA
The nucleotide sequence above comes from Crateriforma spongiae. Encoded proteins:
- the aroA gene encoding 3-phosphoshikimate 1-carboxyvinyltransferase; this encodes MNCTVEVRPSPPVVGSIRPPGSKSLTNRALICAAFAVGKSPAVLHGALRSEDTEVMVAALRQVGWDIDVSGDGTEITVGGRRGDPNASTKVDGPAELFIANSGTTIRFLTAALSAAGGDYRLSGVPRMHQRPIGDLTDAIASVIDGRIVTESDGGCPPVCMEGRGWNGHQLKVRGSVSSQYLSGLMMAGPIAASGQPTVIEVSGELVSRPYVDMTAKVMADFGAVVHLKDSQAESGASTLKVVIEPVAYQPVEYDIEPDASAASYFWAAAAITGGKVTVQGLALDALQGDVGLVDVLAQMGCVVEKSDGQMTVQGVPPGQRLTGIDVDMNAISDTVQTLAVVALFADGPTRVRGVAHNRFKETDRIGDLACELRKLGATVDEHDDGMTIHPLDESQVRRNQDAPPIRLATYHDHRMAMSLALVGLRISGVQIENPACTAKTYPNYFADLEALIGQSHVWRNDSDD
- the uvrA gene encoding excinuclease ABC subunit UvrA → MRGCRVHNLKNIDVDIPHGALVAVCGLSGSGKTSLALDTLYAEGQRCYIESFSAYARQYLERLDKPDCDQITGIPPALAVTRKGTTKTNRSTVATATDIADHLRLLFAKAADLICPSCGKPVVADDPETVAAQMRSLGESTRSVIGFPVHLPNRKDASEILLGLQQEGYVRLIIGGQTFRLSDEDRRPMAAKVGRGGTEAIVVVDRVSGRDDLSRLTESLETAMTEGYGKAVVLAQTPDDFGAEPWSASVMEVDGRSFQRRVISRSRRCESCDIDFPDPVPRLFNFNHPLGACPTCEGFGDVVDVDMDLVVPDRDKSIAEGAIAPWNTPSYRHELDELLALADDYDIPVDVPFKKLKKKHLKWIIGGVPERDFGGLDGFFAWLDRKKYKMHIRIFASRYRSYRTCPDCHGKRLRDEVLAYRIGDRSIADVMAMSASHVGDFLNAMQWQGSKQDIASEPVHQITRRLQFLDSVGLGYLQLDRTLRTLSGGETQRVALTGALGSDLINMLYVLDEPTAGLHPADVDRLVESIVRLQNRGNTVVVVEHDETLIRLADRVIEIGPDAGVGGGEVVFDGTPKQLLRSRQSITAGYLRRESGRTLTHRTPRKPTGWIQIRGADGHNLQSIDVDIPRGVMCLVTGVSGSGKSSLVHDTLYPAVCADLGTRAVDRSGDVLPLGSIGGLVGLNDCLLVDQSPISRSARSCPVTFVKAFDPIRKVFAETVQAKTMNLTPGHFSFNSSKGQCPRCEGAGVLEVDMQFLADVSMQCPECRGTRFRPEILQAHYRDRSIADVLAMTVNQAYHFFRGHAKVQSRLKRMIDVGLDYVTLGQGATTLSSGEGQRLKLAAFLASQTKRKTLFIMDEPTTGLHFADIVRLVDCFDALIADGHSMIVVEHHPLMMRAADYLIDLGPGAAENGGQVVATGTPEQIITDGQGATADCLRRWAED